From Streptomyces sp. NBC_00775, one genomic window encodes:
- a CDS encoding adenosine kinase, with product MSRDIDVLVLGGAGVDTIVHVPELPLPFADSYMIRPGIETRAGQTGDFVALGVHALGLRTHHLDLIGDDHEGELVRALHRDRGIALTDVLQPGGTKRAVNLVGPDGRRLSLYDESRSRESDRLPEEKVRALARASRHAHVSITYPCAFALPALREAGVTLSTDLHDWDGANPYHEPFAHAADVVFLSATALTDPERTMRRIVERGRAEVVVATAGADGAYLLADDEMTHIPAVVPRTPVVDTNGAGDAFAAGFLLGRLNGEPPKRCALYGTVAGAHACTVPSTRTDAIGREELLTRVAELESASVTH from the coding sequence ATCGTCCACGTCCCCGAACTGCCGCTCCCGTTCGCCGACAGCTACATGATCAGGCCCGGGATCGAGACCCGCGCGGGCCAGACCGGGGACTTCGTCGCGCTCGGCGTGCACGCTCTCGGCCTGCGCACCCACCACCTCGACCTGATCGGCGACGACCACGAGGGCGAGCTGGTCCGCGCACTGCACCGCGACCGGGGCATCGCGCTCACCGACGTCCTCCAGCCCGGCGGCACCAAGCGCGCGGTCAACCTCGTGGGCCCCGACGGGCGCCGGTTGTCGCTGTACGACGAGAGCCGCTCGCGGGAATCGGACCGGCTGCCCGAGGAGAAGGTCCGGGCGCTGGCCAGGGCAAGCCGCCATGCGCACGTCTCCATCACCTACCCCTGCGCCTTCGCCCTGCCGGCGCTGCGGGAGGCCGGGGTGACCCTCTCGACCGACCTGCACGACTGGGACGGCGCCAACCCCTATCACGAGCCGTTCGCCCACGCCGCCGACGTCGTGTTCCTGTCCGCCACCGCCCTGACGGACCCGGAGCGGACGATGCGCCGGATCGTCGAGCGGGGCCGGGCCGAGGTGGTCGTCGCCACGGCCGGAGCCGACGGCGCGTACCTGCTGGCCGACGACGAGATGACCCACATCCCGGCGGTCGTGCCCCGCACGCCGGTGGTGGACACGAACGGGGCCGGCGACGCCTTCGCGGCCGGCTTCCTCCTCGGCCGGCTGAACGGTGAGCCGCCGAAGCGCTGCGCCCTCTACGGCACGGTGGCCGGTGCCCATGCCTGCACCGTGCCGTCGACGCGGACCGACGCGATCGGCAGGGAGGAACTCCTCACCCGGGTAGCCGAGTTGGAGTCGGCGTCCGTGACGCACTAG